A region of Pyxidicoccus parkwaysis DNA encodes the following proteins:
- a CDS encoding tetratricopeptide repeat protein: MSTEGRGDWKRRESFASALMQVGAVALLLAAAVAYFVHRRYLQKETDEHLRSARTAAQRGNPADFAQAMKELEAVFQLNDSSRDAQALAADIQTELWLEHHQPGADAKAHEYLARAEALDSRSGERFGARARHLLAEGKAAEAEKYLEDLKAQGASSPTLTLALGMALQARGDLPGARQAFARAAEVAYRDPRYTTAQGEALLDEGQYGPAMEAFSKATSVNPDHLLARVSLALAQAYQGRRLEEAQKTLAALQARDAELTPVVKSRAGALKAELALARGAADEAVQAADEALKITPDDHYALFARARALAVKKAPEARAAFEAAVAKRHNAPLLYLDGARALQGAGDGAGALALLDAYEATFKPVQVSTADGKQVSLLEQDGRYWLARGGVLEAAGRQDEALAAYDKAIAARGVGLAKAQYAKGALLLARKDYAGAKTLLTAVAPDSGAGTLAEAYTAMGDLLFAQSEYAAGCQHYYFGLARSRLQGAPREELSARIDGVRKSLEAAGQANMAKAWMNETGALLQ; this comes from the coding sequence ATGAGCACGGAAGGACGCGGGGACTGGAAGCGGCGCGAGAGTTTCGCCAGCGCGCTGATGCAGGTGGGGGCCGTCGCCCTGCTGCTGGCGGCCGCGGTGGCGTACTTCGTCCACCGGAGATACCTCCAGAAGGAGACAGATGAGCACCTGCGCTCGGCCCGCACCGCCGCCCAGCGCGGCAACCCGGCGGACTTCGCGCAGGCCATGAAGGAGTTGGAGGCCGTCTTCCAGCTCAACGACTCGTCACGCGACGCGCAGGCCCTCGCCGCCGACATCCAGACGGAGCTGTGGCTGGAGCACCACCAGCCCGGCGCGGACGCGAAGGCGCATGAGTACCTCGCGCGCGCGGAGGCGCTGGACTCCCGCTCCGGCGAGCGCTTCGGCGCGCGCGCGCGACACCTGCTCGCGGAGGGCAAGGCGGCGGAGGCGGAAAAGTACCTCGAGGACCTCAAGGCCCAGGGCGCGAGCAGCCCGACGCTGACGCTGGCCCTGGGCATGGCCCTCCAGGCGCGGGGTGATTTGCCCGGCGCCCGGCAGGCCTTCGCCCGCGCGGCGGAGGTCGCCTACCGAGACCCGCGCTACACCACGGCCCAGGGCGAGGCCCTGCTGGACGAGGGCCAGTACGGCCCGGCGATGGAGGCCTTCTCCAAGGCCACCAGCGTCAACCCGGACCACCTGCTGGCGCGCGTGTCGCTCGCGCTGGCGCAGGCGTACCAGGGCCGCAGGCTGGAGGAGGCGCAGAAGACACTGGCCGCCCTCCAGGCCCGCGACGCGGAGCTGACGCCGGTGGTGAAGTCCCGCGCGGGCGCGCTGAAGGCGGAACTGGCCCTGGCGCGCGGCGCGGCGGACGAGGCCGTGCAGGCCGCGGACGAGGCGCTGAAAATCACCCCGGATGACCACTACGCCCTCTTCGCCCGCGCCCGCGCGCTGGCGGTGAAGAAGGCCCCGGAGGCCCGCGCCGCCTTCGAGGCCGCGGTGGCGAAGCGCCACAACGCGCCCCTGCTCTACCTGGACGGCGCGCGCGCCCTGCAGGGGGCCGGAGACGGCGCGGGCGCGCTGGCGCTGCTGGACGCATACGAGGCCACCTTCAAGCCCGTGCAGGTGTCGACGGCGGACGGCAAGCAGGTGAGCCTGCTGGAGCAGGACGGCCGCTATTGGCTGGCGCGCGGCGGCGTGCTGGAGGCGGCGGGCCGCCAGGACGAGGCGCTGGCCGCGTACGACAAGGCGATTGCGGCGCGCGGCGTGGGGCTGGCGAAGGCTCAATACGCCAAGGGCGCGCTGCTGCTCGCGCGCAAGGACTACGCGGGCGCGAAGACGCTGCTCACCGCCGTGGCGCCGGACTCTGGCGCGGGCACACTGGCGGAGGCGTACACCGCCATGGGGGACTTGCTCTTCGCCCAGAGCGAGTACGCCGCCGGCTGCCAGCACTACTACTTCGGCCTCGCGCGCTCCCGCCTGCAGGGCGCCCCGCGCGAGGAGTTGTCCGCGCGCATCGACGGCGTCCGGAAGAGCCTGGAGGCCGCGGGCCAGGCCAACATGGCCAAGGCCTGGATGAACGAGACGGGCGCGCTGCTCCAGTAA
- a CDS encoding cyclic nucleotide-binding domain-containing protein produces the protein MNESSLRELGMDLIEERQFERALAVFAEAVRRVPADHRSRMLAARSLAELGERERAVTAYHACAEGLLRRDYLLSAMAACKLALDLSPNERRLKDTLIRVHSRAVRNAPGRAAVPPPLPPETLYDGKVDTDLMGLQGEELSNRAIEVLAAPDPGGQADPNSRPPLPLFAELDRDSFLDLVGRMAWRRVKPDEVVSREGEPADHLYVLVAGKAEVTRQMEGEARTLGFLGGGSIFGEIALLTGAPPTATVTSVVDTEVFEIRREHLNAVAKNHPAVPQVLADFAQQRMARNLMATSPMFQTLPESERGALLQRFTFRALQPREKALVEGEHSPGLFLVLAGELVVQKEDPAGGLVTLGVLREGDVAGEISLLTGLRASATVVATRKTAAAFLERKAFHELVTAFPHIRTYLEQLSDRRLKQIGEALRPAEIIDADELVLEPEAA, from the coding sequence ATGAACGAGTCGTCGCTGCGTGAGCTCGGGATGGACCTCATCGAGGAGCGCCAGTTCGAGCGCGCCCTCGCCGTGTTCGCGGAGGCGGTGCGCCGCGTCCCGGCGGACCACCGCTCGCGGATGCTCGCGGCCCGGAGCCTGGCGGAACTGGGTGAGCGCGAGCGCGCCGTCACCGCGTACCACGCGTGCGCGGAGGGGCTCCTGCGCCGCGACTACCTCCTGTCCGCGATGGCCGCGTGCAAGCTGGCGCTGGATTTGTCCCCGAACGAGCGCCGGCTGAAGGACACGCTCATCCGCGTGCACTCGCGCGCGGTGCGCAACGCGCCGGGCCGCGCCGCGGTGCCGCCGCCCCTGCCGCCGGAGACGCTCTACGACGGCAAGGTGGACACGGACCTGATGGGCCTGCAGGGCGAGGAGCTGTCCAACCGCGCCATCGAAGTGCTGGCCGCGCCAGACCCGGGTGGGCAGGCGGACCCCAACAGCCGGCCGCCGCTGCCGCTGTTCGCTGAATTGGACCGCGACTCCTTCCTGGACCTCGTGGGCCGCATGGCGTGGCGCCGGGTGAAGCCGGACGAGGTGGTGAGCCGCGAGGGCGAGCCGGCGGACCACCTCTACGTGCTCGTCGCGGGCAAGGCGGAGGTGACGCGGCAGATGGAGGGCGAGGCGCGCACGCTGGGCTTCCTCGGCGGCGGCTCCATCTTCGGCGAGATTGCGCTGCTGACGGGCGCGCCCCCCACGGCGACGGTGACGTCGGTGGTGGACACGGAGGTGTTCGAGATTCGGCGCGAGCACCTCAACGCGGTGGCCAAGAATCACCCCGCGGTGCCGCAGGTGCTGGCGGACTTCGCGCAGCAGCGCATGGCGCGAAACCTCATGGCGACGTCGCCCATGTTCCAGACGCTGCCGGAGTCCGAGCGCGGCGCGCTGCTCCAGCGCTTCACCTTCCGCGCCCTGCAGCCGCGCGAGAAGGCGCTGGTGGAGGGCGAGCACTCCCCGGGCCTCTTCCTGGTGCTGGCCGGCGAATTGGTGGTGCAGAAGGAGGACCCGGCGGGCGGACTGGTGACGCTGGGCGTGCTGCGCGAGGGCGACGTGGCGGGGGAGATTTCCCTGCTGACGGGCCTGCGTGCGTCCGCCACGGTGGTGGCCACGCGCAAGACGGCGGCGGCCTTCCTGGAGCGCAAGGCCTTCCACGAGCTGGTGACGGCCTTCCCGCACATCCGCACGTACCTGGAGCAGCTCTCGGACCGGCGCCTGAAGCAGATTGGCGAGGCGCTGCGGCCGGCGGAAATCATCGACGCGGACGAGCTGGTGCTCGAGCCCGAGGCGGCCTGA
- a CDS encoding homoserine kinase, whose product MAVHTALSPEAFVRVSEAYGLGQVRGVTPIPQGSINTNHRLETDTGRFFMRHTTVRSADDLRFEAALLAHLAEYHFPGPVQLKPRTGGEPFLEVEGGRVSIFRWLPGEELRHPNLTPEHLESLGTELGKMHRDTQSFSGSRANPYGPETVRQWLVGLARHQDAELASVAKELERYLDKAETVRQGLEPRGVIHADLFMDNVKWLGDRVGAFFDFEMACREAYGLDVVITLNAWCFDNGQYLPELCRAFVRGYQDVRPLSAVERANLFGHALFGAVRFASSRIRDYHLSPLPPDKLTKKDYRTYLNRARALSAMGPEGLAQLLGL is encoded by the coding sequence ATGGCGGTACACACGGCCCTGTCACCCGAGGCCTTCGTCCGGGTCTCGGAGGCGTATGGGTTGGGACAGGTGCGGGGGGTGACGCCCATTCCCCAGGGCTCCATCAACACCAACCACCGGCTGGAGACGGACACCGGGCGCTTCTTCATGCGCCACACCACCGTGCGCTCCGCGGATGACCTGCGCTTCGAGGCCGCGCTGCTCGCGCACCTCGCCGAGTACCACTTCCCCGGGCCGGTGCAGTTGAAGCCGCGCACCGGCGGCGAGCCCTTCCTGGAAGTGGAGGGCGGCCGCGTCAGCATCTTCCGCTGGCTGCCGGGCGAGGAACTGCGCCACCCGAACCTCACGCCCGAGCACCTGGAGTCGCTGGGCACGGAGCTGGGGAAGATGCACCGGGACACGCAGTCCTTCTCTGGCTCGCGCGCCAATCCCTACGGGCCGGAGACGGTGCGCCAGTGGTTGGTGGGGCTCGCGCGCCATCAGGACGCGGAGCTGGCGTCGGTGGCGAAGGAGCTGGAGCGCTACCTGGACAAGGCGGAGACGGTGCGCCAGGGGCTGGAGCCTCGCGGCGTCATCCACGCGGACCTCTTCATGGACAACGTGAAGTGGCTGGGAGACCGCGTGGGCGCCTTCTTCGACTTCGAGATGGCGTGCCGCGAGGCGTACGGCCTGGACGTCGTCATCACGCTCAACGCGTGGTGCTTCGACAACGGCCAGTACCTGCCCGAGCTGTGCCGCGCCTTCGTCCGCGGCTACCAGGACGTGAGGCCCCTGTCCGCCGTGGAGCGCGCCAACCTCTTCGGCCACGCGCTCTTCGGGGCGGTGCGCTTCGCGTCCAGCCGCATCCGCGACTACCACCTGTCGCCGCTGCCGCCGGACAAGCTCACGAAGAAGGACTACCGCACGTACCTCAACCGGGCCCGGGCGCTGTCCGCCATGGGGCCCGAGGGGCTCGCGCAACTGCTGGGGCTGTGA
- a CDS encoding DUF192 domain-containing protein, whose amino-acid sequence MRALAFIRSAALAGALLVAGCQQEAQGSTPRAASGQKPAPAKPPSDDITAEDYPMQPLPRGYVRLKDAYGGVHRVEVEIAATQDARTRGLMWRKELADGKGMLFLFPEESVQSFWMRNTLIPLDMLFITSDLHVAGIISRAEPRTLTSRSVGLSSQYVLEVPGGWTEKVGVKKGSVVEFEGVSGVRVVP is encoded by the coding sequence GTGAGGGCCCTCGCCTTCATCCGGAGCGCCGCGCTGGCCGGGGCGCTCCTCGTGGCCGGGTGCCAGCAGGAAGCGCAGGGCAGCACGCCTCGCGCGGCGTCCGGGCAGAAGCCGGCCCCCGCGAAGCCGCCGTCCGATGACATCACCGCGGAGGACTACCCCATGCAGCCGCTGCCCCGGGGCTACGTGCGGCTGAAGGACGCCTACGGCGGCGTGCACCGCGTGGAGGTGGAGATTGCCGCCACCCAGGACGCGCGCACCCGTGGCCTGATGTGGCGCAAGGAGCTGGCGGACGGCAAGGGCATGCTCTTCCTCTTCCCCGAGGAGAGCGTCCAGAGCTTCTGGATGCGCAACACGCTCATCCCGCTGGACATGCTCTTCATCACCAGCGACTTGCACGTGGCGGGAATCATCTCGCGCGCGGAGCCGAGGACGCTCACGTCCCGCTCGGTGGGGCTGTCCAGCCAGTACGTGCTGGAGGTGCCCGGCGGCTGGACGGAGAAGGTGGGCGTGAAGAAGGGCAGCGTCGTGGAGTTCGAAGGTGTGTCCGGGGTGCGCGTCGTACCTTGA
- a CDS encoding nuclear transport factor 2 family protein has protein sequence MIKRFLALSVLSLLVACAPKRIPGTELDDTPDVRAILDVMEKYRSGLENRDAAAIQALVTKDFREDAGTPSDPDDDLTAANLGPYLQNLFKALQSPKVELDVRRVQISENMAAAIYYWKASWRMPGLNPKPQRDSELEQMVFRREGDTWKIVSGI, from the coding sequence ATGATCAAACGCTTCCTCGCCCTCAGCGTCCTGTCCCTCCTGGTCGCCTGCGCCCCGAAGCGCATCCCCGGCACCGAGCTCGACGACACGCCCGACGTTCGCGCCATCCTCGATGTGATGGAGAAGTACCGCTCCGGGCTGGAGAACCGTGACGCCGCGGCCATCCAGGCGCTCGTCACCAAGGACTTCCGCGAGGACGCGGGCACCCCGTCCGACCCCGACGACGACCTCACCGCCGCCAACCTCGGCCCCTACCTGCAGAACCTCTTCAAGGCGCTCCAGTCGCCCAAGGTGGAGCTGGACGTGCGCCGTGTGCAGATCAGCGAGAACATGGCCGCCGCCATCTACTACTGGAAGGCGAGCTGGCGCATGCCGGGCCTCAACCCGAAGCCCCAGCGCGACTCCGAGCTGGAGCAGATGGTGTTCCGCCGCGAGGGCGACACCTGGAAGATTGTCTCCGGCATCTGA
- a CDS encoding TIGR02266 family protein, protein MSEQKTGPEARQHGRAPIELKVDYKKLNSFFADYTKNISKGGTFIKTKKPLPIGTRFLFKLTVPHRDAPFELLGEVVWSKADAEEPGMGIRFIYSSEGQRVEFETIVERLMSDSLGPELTEKLLNKPLHPHA, encoded by the coding sequence ATGTCCGAACAGAAGACAGGTCCCGAGGCCCGCCAGCATGGGCGCGCGCCCATCGAGCTGAAGGTCGACTACAAGAAGCTCAACTCGTTCTTCGCGGACTACACGAAGAACATCAGCAAGGGCGGCACCTTCATCAAGACGAAGAAGCCGCTGCCCATCGGCACGCGCTTCCTCTTCAAGCTGACGGTGCCCCACCGCGACGCGCCCTTCGAGCTCTTGGGCGAGGTGGTCTGGTCCAAGGCGGACGCGGAGGAGCCGGGCATGGGCATCCGCTTCATCTACAGCAGCGAGGGCCAGCGGGTGGAGTTCGAGACCATCGTCGAGCGCCTCATGTCCGACAGCCTCGGTCCCGAGCTGACGGAGAAGCTGCTCAACAAGCCGCTGCACCCGCACGCGTGA
- a CDS encoding FHA domain-containing protein: protein MPPRPPPSSRAGTGRSGGGSGADSPNSGRGRPARGSSSSEDEDFSAPLTGEESYPEDGPPNPDLYGDASGGRRDETRVASVRDFEEEESSRDEDDDNSEATRAGPPVQMLVLAGPDRGRKKRFQSVRMVVGRGKDCDFVLEDQSVSRRHLELVYGEGGVVMRDLGSVSGTQVNDQRVDECVLKHGDELQVGKTRLRFVDEAEQIKEMRAQAEAREAEEKREREEAAKEAAEGRRSASSARGGDLDPSDPRLNEATNANYKLADVLRDEGKNKGTAVVSRPVRPPTRSGGKSGGMTGKQKTLIGVAGLVMVLLVVGLVFAKKRPPPPPPVDPSVERAKLLMQKARESVRAEDFGNAVRLVQEAEKLLPGVDEEGLERAAKKQQDVLDALQAVRDLIDAKKFDEAREKLTKAPEGTAKTDEERRKLEAELEEKHLAFRIQQVEEALTTRDPEAVRPLVDALPPANRPAYETKLADLEAALAKEAADEARRTRGNRERAAANAKEQRRQFIEEAFVDVERKFNGGDYQRAVLECDRVVDKYKGEKDIKDRALSLKRLIPQFSRVLDEGQKKMDANALESAAKPLRRAAELYRQIGFRGSLGNTIDEQLASSSVAAGQASLKRGDLVAAGSSFRDAMRLNPGDGRARDGLEVLQKKVEELYLQAYIQRDRDPQAAAEKFKVVIETAAEGSEVKRKAEMYLGEVQQ from the coding sequence ATGCCTCCTCGTCCTCCTCCCTCCTCCCGCGCTGGCACCGGCCGTTCCGGTGGTGGCTCGGGGGCGGACTCCCCCAACTCCGGCCGTGGCCGGCCTGCCCGCGGTTCGTCCTCGTCCGAGGACGAGGACTTCTCCGCGCCGTTGACTGGCGAGGAGAGCTACCCGGAGGACGGGCCTCCCAACCCGGACCTGTACGGTGACGCCAGCGGCGGGCGCCGCGACGAGACGCGCGTCGCCTCCGTGCGGGACTTCGAGGAGGAGGAGTCCTCGCGCGACGAGGACGACGACAACTCGGAAGCCACGCGCGCCGGCCCGCCGGTGCAGATGCTGGTGCTGGCCGGCCCGGACCGGGGCCGCAAGAAGCGCTTCCAGAGCGTGCGGATGGTCGTCGGCCGCGGCAAGGACTGCGACTTCGTGCTGGAGGACCAGTCCGTCTCCCGCCGCCACCTGGAGTTGGTGTACGGCGAGGGCGGCGTGGTGATGCGGGATTTGGGCAGCGTCTCCGGCACCCAGGTCAACGACCAGCGCGTGGACGAGTGCGTGCTGAAGCACGGCGACGAGCTGCAGGTGGGCAAGACGCGCCTGCGCTTCGTGGACGAGGCCGAGCAGATAAAAGAGATGCGCGCCCAGGCCGAGGCCCGCGAGGCCGAGGAGAAGCGCGAGCGCGAGGAGGCCGCGAAGGAGGCGGCGGAGGGCCGCAGGTCGGCGTCCTCCGCGCGCGGCGGGGATTTGGACCCGAGCGACCCGCGCCTCAACGAGGCCACCAACGCCAACTACAAGCTGGCGGACGTGCTGCGCGACGAGGGGAAGAACAAGGGCACCGCCGTGGTGTCCCGCCCCGTGCGGCCGCCCACGCGCAGCGGTGGCAAGTCGGGGGGGATGACGGGCAAGCAGAAGACCCTCATCGGCGTGGCCGGCCTCGTCATGGTGCTGCTGGTGGTGGGGCTCGTCTTCGCGAAGAAGCGGCCGCCGCCTCCGCCGCCCGTGGACCCGAGCGTGGAGCGCGCGAAGCTGCTGATGCAGAAGGCGCGCGAGTCCGTGCGCGCGGAGGACTTCGGCAACGCGGTCCGGCTGGTGCAGGAAGCGGAGAAGCTGCTGCCCGGCGTGGACGAGGAGGGCCTGGAGCGCGCGGCGAAGAAGCAGCAGGACGTGCTGGACGCGCTGCAGGCGGTGAGGGACCTCATCGACGCGAAGAAGTTCGACGAGGCGCGCGAGAAGCTGACCAAGGCGCCGGAGGGCACGGCGAAGACGGACGAGGAGCGGCGCAAGCTGGAGGCGGAGCTGGAGGAGAAGCACCTGGCCTTCCGCATCCAGCAGGTGGAGGAGGCGCTCACCACGAGGGACCCGGAGGCGGTGCGCCCGCTCGTGGACGCGCTGCCCCCGGCGAACCGGCCCGCGTACGAGACGAAGCTGGCGGACCTGGAGGCGGCGCTCGCGAAGGAGGCCGCCGACGAGGCGCGCCGCACGCGCGGCAACCGCGAGCGCGCCGCGGCCAACGCGAAGGAGCAGCGCCGCCAGTTCATCGAAGAGGCCTTCGTGGACGTGGAGCGCAAGTTCAACGGCGGCGACTACCAGCGCGCGGTGCTGGAGTGCGACCGCGTGGTGGACAAGTACAAGGGCGAGAAGGACATCAAGGACCGCGCCCTGTCGCTCAAGCGCCTCATCCCCCAGTTCTCCCGCGTGCTGGACGAGGGGCAGAAGAAGATGGACGCCAATGCCCTGGAGTCGGCGGCCAAGCCGCTGCGCCGGGCGGCGGAGCTGTACCGGCAGATTGGTTTCCGCGGCTCGCTGGGCAACACCATTGACGAGCAGCTCGCGTCCTCGTCCGTGGCGGCGGGGCAGGCGTCCCTCAAGCGGGGGGATTTGGTGGCGGCGGGCTCCAGCTTCCGGGATGCGATGCGCCTCAACCCCGGCGACGGCCGTGCGCGTGACGGGCTGGAGGTCTTGCAGAAGAAGGTGGAGGAGCTCTACCTCCAGGCCTATATCCAGCGCGACCGCGACCCGCAGGCCGCCGCGGAGAAGTTCAAGGTCGTCATCGAGACCGCCGCCGAGGGCTCGGAAGTGAAGCGCAAGGCGGAGATGTACCTGGGCGAGGTTCAGCAGTGA